A genomic window from Lotus japonicus ecotype B-129 chromosome 1, LjGifu_v1.2 includes:
- the LOC130734216 gene encoding 7-deoxyloganetin glucosyltransferase-like, giving the protein MGSLGTAAKKPHVVCIPYPAQGHINPMLKLAKLLHFKGGFHVTFVNTEYNHKRLLKSRGPDSLNGLPSFRFETIPDGLPETDVDVTQDIPSLCISTRKTCLPHFKKLLSKLNDVSSDVPPVTCIVSDGCMSFTLDAAIELNIPEVLFWTTSACGFMGYVQYRELIEKGIIPLKDSSDITNGYLETTIEWLPGMKNIRLKDLPSFLRTTDPNDKMLDFLTGECQRALKASAIILNTFDALEHDVLEAFSSILPPVYSIGPLHLLIKDVTDKNLNSLGSNLWKEDSECLKWLDTKEPNSVVYVNFGSITVMTSEQMVEFAWGLANSNKTFLWVIRPDLVAGKHAVLPEEFVAATNDRGRLSSWTPQEDVLTHPAIGGFLTHSGWNSTLESICGGVPMICWPFFAEQQTNCRYCCEEWGIGLEIEDAKRDRVESLVRELMDGEKGKLMKENALKWKKLAHDSAVGPKGSSFVNLENMFRGVLLLEKS; this is encoded by the exons ATGGGTTCTTTGGGCACAGCTGCAAAAAAGCCTCATGTTGTGTGCATCCCATACCCAGCACAAGGTCACATAAACCCAATGCTGAAACTAGCAAAGCTCCTCCATTTCAAAGGTGGCTTTCATGTAACCTTTGTCAACACAGAATACAACCACAAACGCCTTCTCAAATCAAGAGGTCCTGATTCTCTCAATGGCCTCCCTTCATTTCGCTTTGAAACCATCCCTGATGGCCTTCCTGAGACTGATGTGGATGTCACACAGGACATACCTTCCTTGTGTATATCCACCAGAAAAACTTGCTTGCCTCACTTCAAAAAGCTGCTTTCCAAACTCAATGATGTCTCTTCAGATGTTCCTCCTGTAACCTGCATAGTTTCTGATGGATGCATGAGCTTCACTCTGGATGCTGCCATTGAATTGAACATCCCAGAAGTGCTGTTTTGGACCACAAGCGCATGTGGCTTCATGGGTTATGTTCAGTATCGCGAACTCATTGAAAAGGGCATAATACCCCTCAAAG ACTCAAGTGATATCACAAATGGTTATCTGGAGACTACCATCGAATGGCTTCCGGGCATGAAAAATATCAGACTGAAGGATCTTCCAAGCTTCCTCAGAACCACAGACCCAAATGATAAAATGCTTGATTTCTTAACAGGGGAGTGCCAGAGAGCTCTGAAAGCATCAGCAATCATTCTGAACACGTTTGATGCATTAGAGCATGATGTTCTAGAAGCATTCTCATCCATTCTGCCACCTGTGTATTCCATTGGTCCTCTGCATCTTCTCATCAAAGATGTCACAGACAAGAACTTGAACTCACTTGGGTCCAATCTTTGGAAAGAGGATTCAGAGTGTCTCAAATGGCTTGACACCAAAGAACCAAACTCAGTTGTCTATGTGAATTTCGGAAGCATCACGGTGATGACGAGTGAGCAAATGGTGGAGTTTGCTTGGGGACTAGCCAATAGCAACAAAACATTCTTGTGGGTCATAAGGCCAGACCTTGTTGCAGGGAAACACGCGGTTTTGCCAGAAGAGTTTGTGGCGGCTACAAATGACAGAGGTAGGTTGTCAAGTTGGACGCCACAAGAGGATGTGCTGACTCACCCTGCTATTGGAGGGTTCTTGACACATAGTGGTTGGAATTCAACGTTGGAGAGTATTTGTGGCGGTGTTCCAATGATATGCTGGCCTTTCTTTGCAGAACAACAGACTAATTGCCGGTATTGCTGCGAGGAATGGGGGATTGGTTTGGAGATTGAAGATGCTAAGAGGGACAGAGTTGAGAGCCTTGTGAGGGAGTTGATGGATGGTGAAAAGGGGAAGTTGATGAAAGAGAATGCTTTGAAATGGAAGAAACTGGCACATGACTCTGCTGTTGGGCCAAAAGGATCATCGTTTGTGAATCTTGAGAACATGTTTCGTGGCGTTCTATTATTAGAAAAGTCCTAA